The window GTGGCCCAGACCGCCGGAACGTGGCCGGCCCGGGCGGTTTCCAGCTCCCGGGTCTCGGGATCGAAGCGGAGCAGGCTGCAGGTCGCGAAGAGCTCGCGGTCCATGGAGAGCAGCACCTCGTTGGCCCGGCTCAGCACCTCGCCCGGATCGACGACGACGGCCGCCACGGCGCGCAGGCAGATCCGCACCTGCCCCATGAAGGCGGCCGCCTCCACGTCGTGCCCCTGGACGTCACCGATGCAGAAGGCCAGCGCCCCCTCGGGCAGCCGGAAGCCGTCGTACCAGTCGCCGCCGATGTCCAGGCCGTGCCGGGCGGGCGAGTAGCGGGCGGCGGTCCGCAGGCCCGGCAGCGCGGGCAGGGAGGCGGGCAGCATCTCGCTCTGCAGCGCCTCGGCCAGGTCCACCCGGGCCTGTTGCAGCTCCACCCCGCGGCGCGCCTGGTCGGCGAGCCGTCCGAGCGTGCTGAGCAGGTCGGCGCTGGCCGCCCGCGGGGCACGGCGAGGACTCACGGAACACTCCGAGGTGCATCCATCCGTCCCTGCTTCCGCTGCGTGCACAGCCCGTGCACATCATATTTCCGCCCGCCCGGAACCCGCCCGCCGAGACGGTGGCCGCCCGTGAGGGCCGGGCGCTCAGCCCCACTGCTCGTCGGCCAGGGAGGTCACCGGCTGCGGCTTGCCGATGACCGCCAGGGCGATGAAGAAGCTGATCTGCCCGATCGCGACGGTGAGGGTGGCGAGGGCCTTGTCGTCGTAGTGCGCGGCGACCTCGGCGTACAGCTCGTCGCCGACCCGCTCCCTGCCGGTCGGGGCGGGCTGGAGGGTGGCCTCCACCAGGGCGAGCGCGGCGCGCTCGGCGCCGGTGAAGAAGGGGGCGTCCTGCCAGGAGGAGACGGCCGTGATGCGCTCCTCGGACTCCCCGGCCTTGCGGAGGAACCCGGTGTTCAGGACGGTCAGGTAGGTGTTGCCGACGATCTGCCCGGCCCTCAGGTGGACCAGGCTCATCGTGGTCCGCGGCACCGAGCGGTTGCCGGTGGCCCGGAAGAGGGCGGCGCTGATGTCGTTCACTTCGGGGACGAGCACGGCCGGGTCGGGCATCCGCGAGATGGAGGTGTTCGTCATGGCTGCTGCTCTCCTTCAGTAGGTGTCTGCACAGCACTGACGGAGGGGCGCGCACGAATGTGACAGGGCGGGGAAGTCTTTTCTGCGCCCGACGCCGAAGGGGCGGCCGGCGCATCTGCGCCCGCCGCCCCTTCGGACGTATGACCCGTGGCCTAGAGGAACGAGTTGATCTCGATCGTCTCGGTACGGCCGGGGCCCACGCCGATCGCGGAGATCGGGGCGCCCGACATCTCCTCCAGGGCCTTGACGTACGCCTGGGCGTTCGCCGGAAGGTCCTCGAAGGTCTTGGCCTTGGTGATGTCCTCGGACCAGCCGGGGAGGTATTCGTAGATCGGCTTCGCGTGGTGGAAGTCGGTCTGCGAGTACGGCAGCTCCTCGACGCGCTTGCCGTCGATCTCGTACGCGACGCAGACCGGGATCTGCTCCCAACCGGTCAGTACGTCCAGCTTGGTGAGGAAGAAGTCGGTGAGACCGTTCACGCGGGTGGCGTAACGTGCGATCGGCGCGTCGAACCAACCGCAGCGGCGGTCACGTCCGGTGGTGACACCGCGCTCGCCGCCGATGCGGCGCAGGTCCTCGCCGTCCTTGTCGAACAGCTCGGTCGGGAACGGGCCCGCGCCGACTCGGGTCGTGTAGGCCTTGAGGATGCCGATGACACGGCTGATCTTCGTCGGGCCCACGCCGGTGCCGGTGCAGGCGCCGCCGGCGGTCGGGTTGGACGAGGTGACGAAGGGATAGGTGCCGTGGTCGACGTCGAGCAGGGTGCCCTGGCCGCCCTCGAACAGCACGACCTTGTCCTCGTCCAGCGCGTTGTTGAGGATCAGGGTGGTGTCGGCGACGTACGGCTTGATCTGCTCCGCGTACTGGAGCATCTCCTCGACGATCTGGGCGGCGTCGATCGCGCGGCGGTTGTACAGCTTCGCGAGGAGCTGGTTCTTGCCCTCCAGCGCCGCCTCGACCTTCTGGACGAGGATCGACTCGTCGTACAGGTCCTGGACGCGGATGCCGACGCGGTTGATCTTGTCCGCGTACGTCGGGCCGATGCCGCGACCGGTCGTACCGATCTTGCGCTTGCCCAGGAAACGCTCGCCGACCTTGTCGAGGGTGACGTTGTACGGCGTGATCAGGTGCGCGTTGCCGCTGATGAGCAGCTTGGAGGTGTCGATGCCGCGCTCGTTCAGACCGCGCAGCTCGGAGAGCAGGACGGCCGGGTCCACGACGACACCGTTACCGATGACCGGGGTGCATCCGGGGGAGAGGATGCCGGAAGGGAGAAGGTGGAGCGCGTACTTCTGGTCGCCGACGACGACCGTGTGGCCGGCATTGTTGCCGCCCTGGTAGCGCACCACATAGTCAACGGATCCACCGAGCAGGTCGGTGGCCTTTCCCTTGCCCTCGTCACCCCACTGAGCTCCGAGCAGCACAAGAGCGGGCACAGGCGTACACCTCTTCCGGATGGGGCATGTCCAAGGTCAGGGGGCGTACGACGATGTACACCGCAGGCTGAGCCGTCGGACCGGTACCCCGGAATAGACGAAGGCCCTGGCGCAATAGCGCAAGGGCCTCTTGCACAAAGATGCTACCCGAGGAAGGACCGAGGTGTCGGCTCCAGAGCCCACCATGAGCCAAGCGGGCGCGCCGGTAGGCGGCCTGCTCGTGCTCGTCGACCCGGTCGCCCGCCGTCTTGACGGCGAGTCCGTGCGGATCGCGAAGGATGTTTTGTCAGCGGGCGCGGCAGCGAAAATCTGCCTCCCGGATTCGCAGGAGGAATTTGCGCGGGCTCTTGCCCGCCGGGGTCATCGGCGGCTGGTGATCGTCGGTGATGACCGCGCCCTGGTGCGCACCGTGGGCCTGCTGCACCGGGAGCGGGGGCTGGGGGAGGGACCCCTGGCGCTCGTTCCGGTCGGCCCCGTGGGCTCGCTGGGCCTGGCGCGGTCCCTCGGCGTGCCGCTTTCGGCCGTCTCCGCGGCCCGGGCGGTGCTCGACGGGTCGGTCCGGAGCTGCGACCTGCTGGTCGACGACAGCGACGGGGTGGTGCTGGGTGCACTGCGGATCCCGCCGGTGCACGGCGTCCAGCGGCCCGCCGGGCCGTCGGTGTGGAGCGCGTACCGCTCGCTGGTACGGACGCTGGTCCGGCCGGTGGCGGCGGCCGGCGGCGTCGCCACCGGCCGGCACCGGCTGCGCGTCGAGGCCGACGGGGTGCTGCTGGCGGATGTGGACCGGCCCGTGGAGGACGTGTCCGTTCGCACCAGGGACGACGGCGGCGCGGCGGAGGTCGTGGTCCGGACGGGCGGCGGCGGCTCCGCCGAGTCGACCGTCACGGCCCGGGCGAAGACGGTCACGGTGTCGGGCGCGGACTTCCGCTACCGCGCCGACGCGGCGATGACCGGCCCGGTCCGCCGTCGTACGTGGACCCTGCGCCCCGGAGCATGGACGCTCACCGTGCCCCGGTGACCACACCGGGTGCACGGGAGGCGGCAGCGATGCGGGACGCGCTGGAGGACTGGCGGCGCGACGCACTGCTGCTGTGCCTGCTGCCGGTGTTCTGCTGGCCGGCCGTGGCCGGGGCGCTGCTCGGTGCGCCGCCGCTGCGGGTGGCCGTGCCGGCTGCGCTGCTGGGCCCGGTGCTCCTCGGGGTGCGGGAGCTGTACGCCGTCCGGCGGGTCCGGCGCGTGCTGCGCGACCCCGGGGCGGCCTGGACCGCGTACGAGGCCGTGGTGGTCCGCAGCCGGTGGCGCCCGCCGGTGCTGGTGCTGGCCGACGGGCGGCACGTCCTGACCCTGGGCCCGCTGGGCCGACGGGTGCTGCCGCCGCGGCCGTGGCCCCGTGCGGTCCCCGCCGGGGCGGCCCAGGTGGTGCGGATTGCGGGAGACCCGGCCGCGGGCGGGGCCCTGTGGGCCCCGCACTCCGGCGGGCTGGGCCACGCCCGGCCCGCGCCCCGCAGCCGTACTCGAAGGCCGCCGGCGGCAGCTCCTGGCTGAGCTGTCCGGGGGACTCCCCGGCGTCCGGCGCGAACGCCGCCGGATCTGCCGACCACGCCGGGCAGCCGCCGGACCCCTGGCACCGCGGCGGCAGGGGTCCGGGGCGGGGGCCGCAGGGGCCGGGCGGGGCGGCTCAGGCGCCGACGTACGCCGCGAGGTGCTCGCCGGTGAGGGTGGAGCGGTCCGCCACGAGGTCGGCGGGGGTGCCCTCGAAGACGACCAGACCGCCGTCGTGACCGGCGCCGGGACCGAGGTCGATGATCCAGTCGGCGTGCGCCATGACCGCCTGGTGGTGCTCGATGACGATGACCGACTTCCCGGACTCGACCAGCCGGTCGAGCAGGCCGAGCAGCTGCTCCACGTCGGCGAGGTGCAGGCCGGTGGTCGGTTCGTCGAGCACGTACACGCCGCCCTTTTCCGCCATGTGGGTGGCCAGCTTGAGCCGCTGGCGCTCGCCGCCGGACAGCGTGGTGAGCGGCTGGCCGAGGCTGAGGTAGCCGAGCCCGACGTCCGCGAGCCGGGTGAGGATGCGGTGCGCGGCGGGCGTGTGCGCCTCACCGTCGCCGAAGAACTCCTCGGCCTCGGTCACCGACATCGCGAGCACCTCGCTGATGTCGCGGCCGCCGAGGTGGTACTCCAGCACGGACGCCTCGAACCGCTTGCCCTCGCACTCCTCGCAGGTGGTCGTGACCCCGGCCATCATCGCCAGGTCGGTGTAGATGACGCCGGCGCCGTTGCAATTGGGGCAGGCGCCCTCGGAGTTGGCGCTGAACAGCGCCGGCTTCACCCCGTTGGCCTTGGCGAACGCCTTGCGGATCGGGTCGAGCAGCCCGGTGTAGGTCGCCGGGTTGCTCCGGCGCGAGCCGCGGATCGCGGCCTGGTCGATCGAGACCACGTCGGTGTCGGGGGAGAGCGACTTGTGCAGCAGCGAGCTCTTGCCCGAACCGGCCACGCCGGTGACGACCGTGAGCACCCCGAGCGGGATGTCGACGTCGACGTCGCGCAGGTTGTTGGCCGTTGCCCCGCGGATCTCCAGCGCACCGGTGGGCTTGCGGACCGACGGCTTGAGCTTGGCCCGGTCGTCGAGGTGGCGGCCGGTGATGGTGCCGCCGGAGCGCAGTCCCTCGACGGTGCCCTCGTAGCAGACGGTGCCGCCCGCAGTGCCCGCGCCGGGGCCGATGTCGACGACGTGGTCGGCGATTGCGATGGTCTCCGGCTTGTGCTCGACGACGAGGACGGTGTTGCCCTTGTCGCGCAGCCGCAGCAGGAGGTCGTTCATGCGCTGGATGTCGTGCGGGTGCAGGCCGATGGTGGGCTCGTCGAAGACGTAGGTGACGTCGGTGAGCGAGGAGCCGAGGTGGCGGATCATCTTGACGCGCTGCGCCTCGCCGCCCGACAGCGTGCCGGACGCCCGGTCGAGCGAGAGGTAGCCGAGGCCGATCTCCACGAACGAGTCGAGGGTGAGCTGCAGCGCGGTCAGCAGTGGGGCGACCGAGGGCTCGGCGAGGCCGCGGACCCACTCGGCCAGGTCGCTGATCTGCATCGAGCAGGCGTCGGCGATGCTGATCTTCTTGATCTTCGAGGACCGGGCGCCCTCGCTGAGCCGGCTGCCCTCGCAGTCGGGACACGTCGCGAAGGTGACCGCGCGCTCCACGAAGGCCCGGATGTGGGGCTGCATCGCTTCCTTGTCCTTGGACAGGAAGGACTTCTGGATCTTGGGGATGAGGCCCTCGTAGGTGAGGTTGACGCCCTCGACCTTGACCTTGGTGGGCTCCCGGTAGAGGAAGTCCTGCATCTCCTTCTTGGTGAACTTCGCGATCGGCTTGTTCGGGTCGAGGAAGCCCGACTCGGCGTAGACCCGTACGGTCCAGAAGCTGTCGGACTTCCAGCCGGGAATGGTGAAGGCGCCCTCGGCGAGCGACTTGGAGTCGTCGTAGAGCTGGGCGAGGTCGATGTCGGAGACCGCGCCCCGGCCCTCGCAGCGCACGCACATGCCGCCGGTGCGGGAGAAGGTCGCCTTCACCGTCTTGGTCTTCTCGGCGCCGCGCTCGACCGTGATCCCGCCGCTGGCGCGGACGGAGGCGACGTTGAAGGAGTAGGCGCTGGGCGGGCCGATGTGCGGCTTGCCGAGCCGGCTGAAGAGGATGCGGAGCATCGCGTTGGCGTCGGTGGCGGTGCCGACCGTGGAGCGGGGGTCGCCGCCCATCCGCTGCTGGTCGACGGTGATCGCCGTGGTCAGGCCGTCGAGTACGTCGACCTCGGGGCGGGCCAGCGTCGGCATGAAGCCCTGCAGGAAGGTGCTGTAGGTCTCGTTGATCATCCGCTGGGACTCGGCGGCGATCGTGTCGAACACCAGCGAGCTCTTGCCCGAACCGGAGACTCCGGTGAACACCGTCAGCCGGCGCTTGGGGATCTCGATGCTGACGTCCTTGAGGTTGTTCACGCGTGCACCGTGCACGCGGATCAGACCGTGGCTGTCGGCAGCGTGCGGCGCCTGCGGCTCGGGCGACCGGGGGTCCGGCTTGGGGGCCCTGCTCATCGTGTCTCCATCTCTCGGGCGGGCCGCCTGCGCGGACTCCTGGGCAGTCGGTCCTTAGGGCTTGCGGGGCTGGTTGAAGCGGAGCATGTTGCCGGCCGGGTCGCGGAAGGCGCAGTCGCGGACGCCGTACGGCTGGTCGACCGGCTCCTGCAGCACCTCCCCGCCGGCGGCCCGGATGCGTTCGAAGGTGGCGTCGACATCGTCGGTGGAGAAGATCACGCCGCGCAGCATGCCCTTGGCCAGCAGCTCCGCCACCGCCTGCCGGTCGGCCGGCGAGGCGTTGGGGTCGGCGAGCGGCGGTTCGAGGACGATCTCCACGTCCGGCTGCGCGGGGGAGCCGACGGTCACCCAGCGCATCCCCTCGAACCCGACGTCGTTGCGGACTTCCAGGCCGAGGACATCGCGGTAGAAGGTGAGCGCCTTGTCGTGGTCGTCGACTGCGATGAAGCACTGCGAGAGGTTGATGTTCATGCCGTCGACGCTACGAGGAGGGGGTGGATTTCGCTTCTCCGATCCTGACCGGTCGCGTGTAGATCTTGGCGACGCACGCCGGGATGTCGGCGCCGTCGTCGTGGCTGCGGGCCCGATAGGCGCTGGGGGTCTCGCCGACGAGCTCGGTGAAGCGCGAGCTGAAGGACCCCAGTGAGGT is drawn from Streptomyces sp. NBC_01232 and contains these coding sequences:
- a CDS encoding PP2C family protein-serine/threonine phosphatase, whose product is MSPRRAPRAASADLLSTLGRLADQARRGVELQQARVDLAEALQSEMLPASLPALPGLRTAARYSPARHGLDIGGDWYDGFRLPEGALAFCIGDVQGHDVEAAAFMGQVRICLRAVAAVVVDPGEVLSRANEVLLSMDRELFATCSLLRFDPETRELETARAGHVPAVWATVDGAYGIADDDGGLPLNLMPGAGYAVTRRRLTKAGSIVLLTDGVVEGPQFPIEVGLERVSKVVREAAGTDPGELAAEVMKVADSTGHSDDAAVLVLSHDAADAP
- a CDS encoding carboxymuconolactone decarboxylase family protein, which translates into the protein MTNTSISRMPDPAVLVPEVNDISAALFRATGNRSVPRTTMSLVHLRAGQIVGNTYLTVLNTGFLRKAGESEERITAVSSWQDAPFFTGAERAALALVEATLQPAPTGRERVGDELYAEVAAHYDDKALATLTVAIGQISFFIALAVIGKPQPVTSLADEQWG
- a CDS encoding adenylosuccinate synthase, coding for MPALVLLGAQWGDEGKGKATDLLGGSVDYVVRYQGGNNAGHTVVVGDQKYALHLLPSGILSPGCTPVIGNGVVVDPAVLLSELRGLNERGIDTSKLLISGNAHLITPYNVTLDKVGERFLGKRKIGTTGRGIGPTYADKINRVGIRVQDLYDESILVQKVEAALEGKNQLLAKLYNRRAIDAAQIVEEMLQYAEQIKPYVADTTLILNNALDEDKVVLFEGGQGTLLDVDHGTYPFVTSSNPTAGGACTGTGVGPTKISRVIGILKAYTTRVGAGPFPTELFDKDGEDLRRIGGERGVTTGRDRRCGWFDAPIARYATRVNGLTDFFLTKLDVLTGWEQIPVCVAYEIDGKRVEELPYSQTDFHHAKPIYEYLPGWSEDITKAKTFEDLPANAQAYVKALEEMSGAPISAIGVGPGRTETIEINSFL
- a CDS encoding diacylglycerol kinase translates to MSQAGAPVGGLLVLVDPVARRLDGESVRIAKDVLSAGAAAKICLPDSQEEFARALARRGHRRLVIVGDDRALVRTVGLLHRERGLGEGPLALVPVGPVGSLGLARSLGVPLSAVSAARAVLDGSVRSCDLLVDDSDGVVLGALRIPPVHGVQRPAGPSVWSAYRSLVRTLVRPVAAAGGVATGRHRLRVEADGVLLADVDRPVEDVSVRTRDDGGAAEVVVRTGGGGSAESTVTARAKTVTVSGADFRYRADAAMTGPVRRRTWTLRPGAWTLTVPR
- a CDS encoding excinuclease ABC subunit UvrA; this encodes MSRAPKPDPRSPEPQAPHAADSHGLIRVHGARVNNLKDVSIEIPKRRLTVFTGVSGSGKSSLVFDTIAAESQRMINETYSTFLQGFMPTLARPEVDVLDGLTTAITVDQQRMGGDPRSTVGTATDANAMLRILFSRLGKPHIGPPSAYSFNVASVRASGGITVERGAEKTKTVKATFSRTGGMCVRCEGRGAVSDIDLAQLYDDSKSLAEGAFTIPGWKSDSFWTVRVYAESGFLDPNKPIAKFTKKEMQDFLYREPTKVKVEGVNLTYEGLIPKIQKSFLSKDKEAMQPHIRAFVERAVTFATCPDCEGSRLSEGARSSKIKKISIADACSMQISDLAEWVRGLAEPSVAPLLTALQLTLDSFVEIGLGYLSLDRASGTLSGGEAQRVKMIRHLGSSLTDVTYVFDEPTIGLHPHDIQRMNDLLLRLRDKGNTVLVVEHKPETIAIADHVVDIGPGAGTAGGTVCYEGTVEGLRSGGTITGRHLDDRAKLKPSVRKPTGALEIRGATANNLRDVDVDIPLGVLTVVTGVAGSGKSSLLHKSLSPDTDVVSIDQAAIRGSRRSNPATYTGLLDPIRKAFAKANGVKPALFSANSEGACPNCNGAGVIYTDLAMMAGVTTTCEECEGKRFEASVLEYHLGGRDISEVLAMSVTEAEEFFGDGEAHTPAAHRILTRLADVGLGYLSLGQPLTTLSGGERQRLKLATHMAEKGGVYVLDEPTTGLHLADVEQLLGLLDRLVESGKSVIVIEHHQAVMAHADWIIDLGPGAGHDGGLVVFEGTPADLVADRSTLTGEHLAAYVGA
- a CDS encoding VOC family protein, whose translation is MNINLSQCFIAVDDHDKALTFYRDVLGLEVRNDVGFEGMRWVTVGSPAQPDVEIVLEPPLADPNASPADRQAVAELLAKGMLRGVIFSTDDVDATFERIRAAGGEVLQEPVDQPYGVRDCAFRDPAGNMLRFNQPRKP